CAAGCTTAGCCCGAGTCTACTATTTTTCGATCTGCGGCGCCGCTGCCCACCCCCACATTTGGAGGATCGTGCAAGAAGTTGCGGGGATCCGGCTATCTGCGCCTGGCCGCCGCGCCCTACAGTGCAGGCATGCCCGGCGCCTCCCGCCCCGGGTTCACAAGGAGAGATACATGTCTGGAATCAAAGATAAGGTTGTTGTCATCACCGGCGCCAGCAGCGGCATTGGCGAAGCCACCGCCCGCATACTGGCGGTACATGGCGCACGGGTAGTGCTGGGCGCGCGCCGCACCGAGCGCCTGGAAACCCTGGCGGCATTGATCCGCACGGCTGGCGGCATAGCAGAATATCAAGCCCTCGATGTCACCAAACGCAGCCAGCTTGAGGATATCGTGGCGCTCGCCAAAAGCCGTTTCGGCCGGGTCGACGTCATCGTCAACAATGCCGGCGTCATGCCGCTGTCGATGCTGGATCAGTTGAAGGTAGACGAATGGGAGCGCATGGTGGATGTCAATATCAAGGGCGTGCTGTACGGCATTGCTGCCGTCTTGCCAGTCATGCAAGCCCAGGGCAGCGGCCAGATCATCAACCTGGCGTCCACCGGCGGCCATAGGGTCTCGCCCAGCGCGGCGGTGTATTGCGCCACCAAGTTTGCGGTACGGGCGATTTCGGAAGGCTTGCGCCAGGAAGTCGACAACATCCGGGTCACCATCATTTCGCCCGGCGTTACCGAATCGGAGCTGGCCGACAGCATCAGCGATCCGGACGCCAGGCTGAGAATGGAAGCATTCCGCAAGATTTCGATCTCGGCCGAGGCGGTCGCGCGGACAGTGCTGTTTGCCATCGAACAGCCGGCCGACGTTGACATCAACGAGATCCTGGTGCGCCCTACCGCCAGCCCGCACTAAGACAGGGAAAACCGCAGGCCAGCCAGGACCAGCCTGCGCCTATGCCCGTCCCTCCCACGGCACGTATTTGCGCTGCAGCCGGCGCAAGCCATATTCGAATGTCGAGGCAATCAGGGCAATCACCAGGATGCCCATGATGACGACGTCGGTCACCAGGAACTGTGCCGCCGACTGGATCATGAAACCTAGCCCGCGGGTGGCGGCGATCAGTTCTGCCGCAACCAGGGTCGACCAGCCCACGCCCAGGCCGATGCGGACGCCGGTCAAGATATCGGGCACGGCCGACGGCAGGATCACGAAGCGCACCAGCTGCCAGCGGGTGGCGCCGAGCGTCTGCGCCGCCCGCAAGCGGTTCTGCTCGACCCGGCGCACGCCGTGCAAGGTGGCGATCGCCAGCGGCGCAAAGATCGCCAGGTAGATCAGCAGCACTTTCGACAGCTCGCCGATGCCGAACCAGATCACGATCAGCGGCAGGTAAGCCAGCGGCGGAATCGGCCGGTAGAACTCGATCAGGGGATCGAACACCGCCCTGGCGCGCCGGCTCAGTCCGATCAGGATGCCGACCGGAACCGCACTGACAATCGCCAGCAGCAGCGCCGCAAACACGCGGGCGACGCTGGTTGCCGCATGCTGCCATAAGGTGGCGTCGACAAAGCCTTCGAGCGCCACCGTCTTGAATTTTTGCAGCACCGCCAGCGGCGACGGCAGGAACAGCGGCGGCACCAGCGCCAGCGCGCTCACCAGCCACCAGAGACCAAGCAAACCCAGCACGGTCAGCAGCGTGATGCTGCCATCGGAAACGACAAACCCTGCTTTGGACCTGGCCATCGCTGGCTCACGGCGGCTGGTTTGCCAGGCGGCCGGATACGGCGCCAGCATCTGCGCTACCGGATCGTGCGGCAGCTCAAGCGGCGCCAGGGTAACGGACAATTCGCTCATGCATATGCCTCCTCTGAGACGCCGTCCGCCCGCGGATGCAAAAGCTGCTCCAGGATTTCTTCGCGCAAGCTGACAAAACGCGGATCGGACTTGATGCTGCGGGCCGCTTCGCCGGCAGCAAAGCGCTCGCCGAAATGCAGCCGGCGCACGCTCTCGACCCGCCCCGGCCGCGCCCGCAGCAACACCAGGTCGGTCGCCAGGAACAGGGCTTCCTCGACGCTATGGGTAATCATGAAAATGCCTTTGCCGGTGGTTTTCCATACCTGCAGCAAGTGCTCTTGCATCTGTTCCCTAGTCAGGGCGTCCAGCGCCCCCAGCGGCTCGTCCAGCAGCAGGAAGCGCGGATCGACCGCCAGGGCCCGCGCCAGGCTGACGCGCT
The sequence above is a segment of the Collimonas sp. PA-H2 genome. Coding sequences within it:
- a CDS encoding SDR family oxidoreductase, encoding MSGIKDKVVVITGASSGIGEATARILAVHGARVVLGARRTERLETLAALIRTAGGIAEYQALDVTKRSQLEDIVALAKSRFGRVDVIVNNAGVMPLSMLDQLKVDEWERMVDVNIKGVLYGIAAVLPVMQAQGSGQIINLASTGGHRVSPSAAVYCATKFAVRAISEGLRQEVDNIRVTIISPGVTESELADSISDPDARLRMEAFRKISISAEAVARTVLFAIEQPADVDINEILVRPTASPH
- the tauC gene encoding taurine ABC transporter permease TauC gives rise to the protein MSELSVTLAPLELPHDPVAQMLAPYPAAWQTSRREPAMARSKAGFVVSDGSITLLTVLGLLGLWWLVSALALVPPLFLPSPLAVLQKFKTVALEGFVDATLWQHAATSVARVFAALLLAIVSAVPVGILIGLSRRARAVFDPLIEFYRPIPPLAYLPLIVIWFGIGELSKVLLIYLAIFAPLAIATLHGVRRVEQNRLRAAQTLGATRWQLVRFVILPSAVPDILTGVRIGLGVGWSTLVAAELIAATRGLGFMIQSAAQFLVTDVVIMGILVIALIASTFEYGLRRLQRKYVPWEGRA